In Isoptericola jiangsuensis, the following proteins share a genomic window:
- a CDS encoding glycosyltransferase family 2 protein produces the protein MVASLGFGLPVYNGERFLPGALDSLLTQDYEDIEVVVSDNGSTDATEEICRAAAAADPRVRYVREETNRGGTWNYRRVVELSASPLFSWMAVDDLKLPTFASSCVAALDARPDAVFAMTRTGIIDGDDVVFEELNDADLGLDAPTAPERIRNLYRSLAAHVMYGVIRRPALDRTRPLLAMVGDDVVLLTELLCQGPAVVVDDRSFLQRRIPEQLSMQGQEQVKWHAPSASVRFAFPQTRLNLELYRAVATTDLPFRQKARAWAQVGPAWVFPRWRGMARDVATAVGVPG, from the coding sequence ATGGTCGCGTCGCTGGGGTTCGGGCTCCCCGTCTACAACGGTGAGCGGTTCCTGCCCGGCGCCCTCGACTCGCTGCTGACCCAGGACTACGAGGACATCGAGGTCGTGGTGTCCGACAACGGCTCGACGGACGCCACCGAGGAGATCTGCCGGGCCGCCGCGGCGGCGGACCCGCGGGTCCGCTACGTCCGGGAGGAGACCAACCGCGGCGGCACGTGGAACTACCGCCGGGTCGTCGAGCTGTCCGCGTCCCCCCTGTTCAGCTGGATGGCGGTCGACGACCTCAAGCTCCCGACGTTCGCGTCGTCGTGCGTCGCCGCGCTCGACGCGAGGCCGGACGCCGTGTTCGCGATGACCCGGACGGGCATCATCGACGGCGACGACGTGGTCTTCGAGGAGCTGAACGACGCCGACCTCGGGCTCGACGCGCCCACCGCCCCGGAGCGGATCCGCAACCTCTACCGTTCCCTGGCGGCGCACGTGATGTACGGCGTGATCCGCCGTCCGGCCCTCGACCGCACCCGACCCCTCCTCGCGATGGTGGGCGACGACGTCGTCCTGCTGACCGAGCTGCTGTGCCAGGGACCGGCGGTCGTCGTCGACGACCGGTCGTTCCTCCAGCGGCGCATCCCGGAGCAGCTCTCGATGCAGGGGCAGGAGCAGGTGAAGTGGCACGCGCCGTCCGCGTCGGTGCGGTTCGCCTTCCCGCAGACCCGGCTGAACCTGGAGCTGTACCGCGCCGTCGCCACGACCGACCTCCCGTTCCGGCAGAAGGCGAGGGCGTGGGCGCAGGTGGGGCCGGCGTGGGTGTTCCCCCGGTGGCGGGGCATGGCCCGTGACGTCGCGACCGCCGTCGGTGTCCCCGGGTGA